A single genomic interval of Labeo rohita strain BAU-BD-2019 chromosome 13, IGBB_LRoh.1.0, whole genome shotgun sequence harbors:
- the rtn4b gene encoding reticulon-4b isoform X4: MEEADKVSSSAPDGAPHDTAVNEAAAPADETLRNAENLLEKNKTTAQTTEVTSAPQMTEIPNAPRITEKTSTPQTIEITSAPQMTEETSTTQTTEITSAPQITEKMSTTQTTEITSAAQTIEITSTPQMTEETSTTQTTEINSAPQITEKMSTTQTTEITSAPQTTEITSAPQTTEITSAPQTTEITSAPQTTEITSIQQTTEETSASQIAEVTSTLQMTEIISTTQIPEETSTPQMTEETMTPQKPEEASAPQITEERVTTQIAEISSTSQITEETSSPEAAEESVTAPASEEPETPAEAKPVTPAAEEAPSSSVAAEASSSSSSSSSSVREESVTAVMESASAPQAPQEEEEAPHTEPESSTQIASEDREQEKEPHTLHPSPSHEPEPPAAPAVAPALLQFPSDRCDSPSVVSQVSASLAMDSSGGKDSAAFDPDVLSQSDDDFMFETKKSPFQAFSPVSDGLEEATAARRSVEVSESPSPDLVQDAYDEGHVQSEELRPETDADAPLSLSYAPSDLFSNVNAASDDRPTCLPDILKSSPLNPDKVDSGSSEGSPDFSPVHRSADDSPNSPFPAINPFGFDSKILLLKEMADETEARAVEKAKLEVENIDEQSFTAFDLVKETDVPLKSDGLPKDKDGAEELSQTSVQTADRFECLGFPGGNVREPSDSESPSADSFSPVLDAVPQETSSFGAEQERGAVGEELDAAEEVSEHEVSSEEFEFVERPPRGAAEEFLEMQDSLAFVKASEMPQDEDRSPKPEPQEAADQTAATEDAENQSSYHLLTQASDKPSKAGLESDFQEISPAPVIHPPVDETGAEKTEAEVVTCDLSAAAVLELLYWRDVKSSGLVFGSSLFLLLSLLTCSIVSVLSYSALALLSVTISFRIYRGVLQAIQKSDEGHPFKRYLDQEVTLSKDAVQRHSDVVLSCVNCTMKELRHLFLVEDLVDSLKFAVFLWVLTYVGAWFNGLTLLILGLIGAFSGPVVYEKHQTQIDQFISTLKNRMKEVMGQIQAKVPGAKKKSE, from the exons ATGGAAGAAGCAGATAAAGTTTCCTCCAGCGCACCTGATGGAGCTCCGCACGATACTGCCGTGAATGAAGCCGCTGCGCCGGCAGACGAGACGCTGCGGAACGCGGAGAATTTACTGGAGAAGAACAAGACTACCGCACAGACGACTGAGGTAACTAGTGCTCCACAGATGACTGAGATACCTAATGCTCCACGGATAACTGAAAAAACTAGTACTCCACAGACCATTGAGATAACTAGTGCTCCACAGATGACTGAAGAAACTAGTACTACACAGACCACTGAGATAACTAGTGCTCcacaaataactgaaaaaatgaGTACTACACAGACGACTGAGATAACTAGTGCTGCACAGACCATTGAGATAACTAGTACTCCACAGATGACTGAAGAAACTAGTACTACACAGACCACTGAGATAAATAGTGCTCcacaaataactgaaaaaatgaGTACTACACAGACGACTGAG ATAACTAGTGCTCCACAGACCACTGAGATAACTAGTGCTCCACAGACCACTGAGATAACTAGTGCTCCACAGACCACTGAGATAACTAGTGCTCCACAGACCACTGAGATAACTAGTATTCAACAGACAACTGAAGAAACTAGTGCTTCACAGATCGCTGAGGTAACTAGTACTTTACAGATGACTGAGATAATTAGTACTACACAGATACCTGAAGAAACTAGCACTCCTCAGATGACTGAAGAAACGATGACTCCTCAAAAACCTGAAGAAGCCAGTGCTCCCCAGATAACTGAAGAAAGAGTCACTACACAGATCGCTGAAATAAGCAGCACGTCGCAGATAACTGAGGAAACTAGTTCTCCAGAAGCAGCTGAAGAAAGCGTTACTGCTCCTGCTAGTGAAGAGCCCGAGACTCCAGCTGAAGCAAAGCCTGTGACTCCAGCAGCAGAAGAAGCACCATCATCTTCAGTGGCAGCTGAAGCatcttcatcatcttcatcatcatcatcttcagtGAGGGAGGAGAGCGTGACTGCGGTGATGGAGAGCGCCAGTGCTCCTCAAGCTCctcaggaggaggaggaggctcCTCACACAGAGCCGGAGAGCAGCACACAGATCGCGTCTGAGGACCGAGAGCAGGAGAAAGAGCCGCACACTCTTCATCCATCACCATCCC ATGAACCTGAACCTCCTGCTGCTCCTGCCGTCGCTCCTGCCCTCCTTCAGTTTCCATCAG ACCGCTGCGATTCTCCATCCGTAGTCTCACAGGTCAGCGCTAGTCTCGCTATGGATTCGTCGGGAGGTAAGGACTCGGCAGCGTTCGACCCGGATGTGCTGAGCCAGTCGGACGACGACTTCATGTTCGAAACCAAAAAGAGTCCATTCCAGGCGTTTTCCCCCGTGAGCGACGGCCTCGAGGAAGCCACCGCTGCCAGGAGATCTGTGGAGGTGTCTGAGAGTCCGTCTCCAGACCTGGTGCAGGACGCGTACGATGAAGGCCACGTGCAGTCAGAGGAGCTCAGGCCGGAGACCGATGCGGACGCGCCGCTTTCCCTTTCGTACGCTCCTTCCGACCTTTTCTCAAACGTCAACGCCGCGTCCGACGACCGACCGACGTGTCTCCCAGATATTCTCAAATCTTCTCCGCTGAACCCCGACAAAGTGGACTCGGGCTCGTCAGAAGGAAGCCCCGATTTCAGCCCGGTTCACAGAAGTGCGGACGATTCCCCAAATTCCCCGTTCCCCGCTATCAATCCGTTTGGATTCGACTCCAAGATCTTACTGCTGAAGGAGATGGCCGATGAGACGGAGGCCAGAGCTGTGGAGAAGGCCAAGCTGGAAGTGGAGAACATCGACGAGCAAAGTTTCACCGCTTTCGATCTTGTGAAAGAGACGGACGTGCCTCTGAAGAGTGACGGCCTCCCGAAGGACAAAGATGGAGCCGAGGAGCTCAGCCAGACTTCAGTTCAGACGGCCGACAGATTCGAGTGTCTCGGCTTCCCCGGAGGAAACGTTCGAGAGCCGTCTGATTCCGAGAGTCCGTCTGCGGACTCCTTCTCCCCGGTGCTGGACGCGGTCCCGCAGGAAACGTCGAGCTTCGGCGCGGAGCAGGAGCGAGGAGCCGTCGGGGAGGAGCTGGACGCCGCCGAGGAGGTGTCGGAGCATGAGGTCTCGTCTGAAGAGTTCGAGTTTGTGGAGCGGCCACCGCGAGGAGCCGCCGAAGAGTTCCTGGAAATGCAGGACAGCCTGGCATTCGTCAAAGCGTCAGAAATGCCGCAGGACGAAGACAGATCTCCTAAACCGGAGCCTCAGGAGGCGGCAGATCAAACGGCTGCAACCGAAGACGCAGAAAATCAAAGCTCTTACCATCTCCTCACCCAGGCGTCAGACAAACCTTCCAAAGCAGGCCTGGAGTCTGATTTCCAGGAAATTTCCCCAGCTCCTGTAATCCATCCTCCAGTGGATGAAACGGGAGCTGAGAAGACGGAAGCTGAAGTGGTCACGTGTGATCTGAGCGCAGCAGCAG TGCTGGAGCTGCTGTACTGGCGGGATGTGAAGTCCAGCGGGCTGGTGTTCGGCTCCAGCCTCTTCCTCCTGCTCTCCCTCCTCACCTGCAGCATCGTCAGCGTCCTGTCCTACTCCGCGCTGGCCCTGCTGTCCGTCACCATCTCCTTCAGGATTTACAGGGGAGTCCTGCAGGCCATCCAGAAATCTGATGAGGGACATCCATTCAA ACGGTATCTGGATCAGGAAGTCACTTTGTCTAAAGATGCGGTGCAGAGACACAGTGATGTTGTTCTGAGCTGCGTCAACTGCACGATGAAGGAGCTGCGGCACCTGTTTCTGGTGGAGGACCTGGTCGACTCGCTGAAG TTCGCGGTGTTTCTGTGGGTCCTCACGTATGTCGGCGCCTGGTTTAACGGACTCACGCTGCTCATTCTCG GTCTGATTGGAGCTTTCAGCGGCCCAGTAGTCTATGAGAAACACCAG ACACAGATCGATCAGTTCATTTCCACGCTGAAGAACCGGATGAAGGAAGTGATGGGCCA GATTCAGGCCAAGGTTCCTGGAGCTAAGAAGAAGTCTGAGTGA
- the rtn4b gene encoding reticulon-4b isoform X2, with the protein MEEADKVSSSAPDGAPHDTAVNEAAAPADETLRNAENLLEKNKTTAQTTEVTSAPQMTEIPNAPRITEKTSTPQTIEITSAPQMTEETSTTQTTEITSAPQITEKMSTTQTTEITSAAQTIEITSTPQMTEETSTTQTTEINSAPQITEKMSTTQTTEITSAPQMTVITSAPQTTEITSAPQMTVITSAPQTTEITSAPQMTVITSTTQITEETSTPQTTEITSTPQTTEITSAPQTTEITSAPQTTEITSAPQTTEITSAPQTTEITSIQQTTEETSASQIAEVTSTLQMTEIISTTQIPEETSTPQMTEETMTPQKPEEASAPQITEERVTTQIAEISSTSQITEETSSPEAAEESVTAPASEEPETPAEAKPVTPAAEEAPSSSVAAEASSSSSSSSSSVREESVTAVMESASAPQAPQEEEEAPHTEPESSTQIASEDREQEKEPHTLHPSPSHEPEPPAAPAVAPALLQFPSDRCDSPSVVSQVSASLAMDSSGGKDSAAFDPDVLSQSDDDFMFETKKSPFQAFSPVSDGLEEATAARRSVEVSESPSPDLVQDAYDEGHVQSEELRPETDADAPLSLSYAPSDLFSNVNAASDDRPTCLPDILKSSPLNPDKVDSGSSEGSPDFSPVHRSADDSPNSPFPAINPFGFDSKILLLKEMADETEARAVEKAKLEVENIDEQSFTAFDLVKETDVPLKSDGLPKDKDGAEELSQTSVQTADRFECLGFPGGNVREPSDSESPSADSFSPVLDAVPQETSSFGAEQERGAVGEELDAAEEVSEHEVSSEEFEFVERPPRGAAEEFLEMQDSLAFVKASEMPQDEDRSPKPEPQEAADQTAATEDAENQSSYHLLTQASDKPSKAGLESDFQEISPAPVIHPPVDETGAEKTEAEVVTCDLSAAAVLELLYWRDVKSSGLVFGSSLFLLLSLLTCSIVSVLSYSALALLSVTISFRIYRGVLQAIQKSDEGHPFKRYLDQEVTLSKDAVQRHSDVVLSCVNCTMKELRHLFLVEDLVDSLKFAVFLWVLTYVGAWFNGLTLLILGLIGAFSGPVVYEKHQTQIDQFISTLKNRMKEVMGQIQAKVPGAKKKSE; encoded by the exons ATGGAAGAAGCAGATAAAGTTTCCTCCAGCGCACCTGATGGAGCTCCGCACGATACTGCCGTGAATGAAGCCGCTGCGCCGGCAGACGAGACGCTGCGGAACGCGGAGAATTTACTGGAGAAGAACAAGACTACCGCACAGACGACTGAGGTAACTAGTGCTCCACAGATGACTGAGATACCTAATGCTCCACGGATAACTGAAAAAACTAGTACTCCACAGACCATTGAGATAACTAGTGCTCCACAGATGACTGAAGAAACTAGTACTACACAGACCACTGAGATAACTAGTGCTCcacaaataactgaaaaaatgaGTACTACACAGACGACTGAGATAACTAGTGCTGCACAGACCATTGAGATAACTAGTACTCCACAGATGACTGAAGAAACTAGTACTACACAGACCACTGAGATAAATAGTGCTCcacaaataactgaaaaaatgaGTACTACACAGACGACTGAG ATAACTAGTGCTCCACAGATGACTGTGATAACTAGTGCTCCACAGACCACTGAGATAACTAGTGCTCCACAGATGACTGTGATAACTAGTGCTCCACAGACCACTGAGATAACTAGTGCTCCACAGATGACTGTGATAACTAGTACTACACAGATAACTGAAGAAACTAGTACTCCACAGACCACTGAGATAACTAGTACTCCACAGACGACTGAGATAACTAGTGCTCCACAGACCACTGAGATAACTAGTGCTCCACAGACCACTGAGATAACTAGTGCTCCACAGACCACTGAGATAACTAGTGCTCCACAGACCACTGAGATAACTAGTATTCAACAGACAACTGAAGAAACTAGTGCTTCACAGATCGCTGAGGTAACTAGTACTTTACAGATGACTGAGATAATTAGTACTACACAGATACCTGAAGAAACTAGCACTCCTCAGATGACTGAAGAAACGATGACTCCTCAAAAACCTGAAGAAGCCAGTGCTCCCCAGATAACTGAAGAAAGAGTCACTACACAGATCGCTGAAATAAGCAGCACGTCGCAGATAACTGAGGAAACTAGTTCTCCAGAAGCAGCTGAAGAAAGCGTTACTGCTCCTGCTAGTGAAGAGCCCGAGACTCCAGCTGAAGCAAAGCCTGTGACTCCAGCAGCAGAAGAAGCACCATCATCTTCAGTGGCAGCTGAAGCatcttcatcatcttcatcatcatcatcttcagtGAGGGAGGAGAGCGTGACTGCGGTGATGGAGAGCGCCAGTGCTCCTCAAGCTCctcaggaggaggaggaggctcCTCACACAGAGCCGGAGAGCAGCACACAGATCGCGTCTGAGGACCGAGAGCAGGAGAAAGAGCCGCACACTCTTCATCCATCACCATCCC ATGAACCTGAACCTCCTGCTGCTCCTGCCGTCGCTCCTGCCCTCCTTCAGTTTCCATCAG ACCGCTGCGATTCTCCATCCGTAGTCTCACAGGTCAGCGCTAGTCTCGCTATGGATTCGTCGGGAGGTAAGGACTCGGCAGCGTTCGACCCGGATGTGCTGAGCCAGTCGGACGACGACTTCATGTTCGAAACCAAAAAGAGTCCATTCCAGGCGTTTTCCCCCGTGAGCGACGGCCTCGAGGAAGCCACCGCTGCCAGGAGATCTGTGGAGGTGTCTGAGAGTCCGTCTCCAGACCTGGTGCAGGACGCGTACGATGAAGGCCACGTGCAGTCAGAGGAGCTCAGGCCGGAGACCGATGCGGACGCGCCGCTTTCCCTTTCGTACGCTCCTTCCGACCTTTTCTCAAACGTCAACGCCGCGTCCGACGACCGACCGACGTGTCTCCCAGATATTCTCAAATCTTCTCCGCTGAACCCCGACAAAGTGGACTCGGGCTCGTCAGAAGGAAGCCCCGATTTCAGCCCGGTTCACAGAAGTGCGGACGATTCCCCAAATTCCCCGTTCCCCGCTATCAATCCGTTTGGATTCGACTCCAAGATCTTACTGCTGAAGGAGATGGCCGATGAGACGGAGGCCAGAGCTGTGGAGAAGGCCAAGCTGGAAGTGGAGAACATCGACGAGCAAAGTTTCACCGCTTTCGATCTTGTGAAAGAGACGGACGTGCCTCTGAAGAGTGACGGCCTCCCGAAGGACAAAGATGGAGCCGAGGAGCTCAGCCAGACTTCAGTTCAGACGGCCGACAGATTCGAGTGTCTCGGCTTCCCCGGAGGAAACGTTCGAGAGCCGTCTGATTCCGAGAGTCCGTCTGCGGACTCCTTCTCCCCGGTGCTGGACGCGGTCCCGCAGGAAACGTCGAGCTTCGGCGCGGAGCAGGAGCGAGGAGCCGTCGGGGAGGAGCTGGACGCCGCCGAGGAGGTGTCGGAGCATGAGGTCTCGTCTGAAGAGTTCGAGTTTGTGGAGCGGCCACCGCGAGGAGCCGCCGAAGAGTTCCTGGAAATGCAGGACAGCCTGGCATTCGTCAAAGCGTCAGAAATGCCGCAGGACGAAGACAGATCTCCTAAACCGGAGCCTCAGGAGGCGGCAGATCAAACGGCTGCAACCGAAGACGCAGAAAATCAAAGCTCTTACCATCTCCTCACCCAGGCGTCAGACAAACCTTCCAAAGCAGGCCTGGAGTCTGATTTCCAGGAAATTTCCCCAGCTCCTGTAATCCATCCTCCAGTGGATGAAACGGGAGCTGAGAAGACGGAAGCTGAAGTGGTCACGTGTGATCTGAGCGCAGCAGCAG TGCTGGAGCTGCTGTACTGGCGGGATGTGAAGTCCAGCGGGCTGGTGTTCGGCTCCAGCCTCTTCCTCCTGCTCTCCCTCCTCACCTGCAGCATCGTCAGCGTCCTGTCCTACTCCGCGCTGGCCCTGCTGTCCGTCACCATCTCCTTCAGGATTTACAGGGGAGTCCTGCAGGCCATCCAGAAATCTGATGAGGGACATCCATTCAA ACGGTATCTGGATCAGGAAGTCACTTTGTCTAAAGATGCGGTGCAGAGACACAGTGATGTTGTTCTGAGCTGCGTCAACTGCACGATGAAGGAGCTGCGGCACCTGTTTCTGGTGGAGGACCTGGTCGACTCGCTGAAG TTCGCGGTGTTTCTGTGGGTCCTCACGTATGTCGGCGCCTGGTTTAACGGACTCACGCTGCTCATTCTCG GTCTGATTGGAGCTTTCAGCGGCCCAGTAGTCTATGAGAAACACCAG ACACAGATCGATCAGTTCATTTCCACGCTGAAGAACCGGATGAAGGAAGTGATGGGCCA GATTCAGGCCAAGGTTCCTGGAGCTAAGAAGAAGTCTGAGTGA
- the rtn4b gene encoding reticulon-4b isoform X6 has protein sequence MDEALERPAAHWKHKVLELLYWRDVKSSGLVFGSSLFLLLSLLTCSIVSVLSYSALALLSVTISFRIYRGVLQAIQKSDEGHPFKRYLDQEVTLSKDAVQRHSDVVLSCVNCTMKELRHLFLVEDLVDSLKFAVFLWVLTYVGAWFNGLTLLILGLIGAFSGPVVYEKHQTQIDQFISTLKNRMKEVMGQIQAKVPGAKKKSE, from the exons ATGGACGAGGCGCTCGAACGGCCTGCAGCGCACTGGAAACACAAGG TGCTGGAGCTGCTGTACTGGCGGGATGTGAAGTCCAGCGGGCTGGTGTTCGGCTCCAGCCTCTTCCTCCTGCTCTCCCTCCTCACCTGCAGCATCGTCAGCGTCCTGTCCTACTCCGCGCTGGCCCTGCTGTCCGTCACCATCTCCTTCAGGATTTACAGGGGAGTCCTGCAGGCCATCCAGAAATCTGATGAGGGACATCCATTCAA ACGGTATCTGGATCAGGAAGTCACTTTGTCTAAAGATGCGGTGCAGAGACACAGTGATGTTGTTCTGAGCTGCGTCAACTGCACGATGAAGGAGCTGCGGCACCTGTTTCTGGTGGAGGACCTGGTCGACTCGCTGAAG TTCGCGGTGTTTCTGTGGGTCCTCACGTATGTCGGCGCCTGGTTTAACGGACTCACGCTGCTCATTCTCG GTCTGATTGGAGCTTTCAGCGGCCCAGTAGTCTATGAGAAACACCAG ACACAGATCGATCAGTTCATTTCCACGCTGAAGAACCGGATGAAGGAAGTGATGGGCCA GATTCAGGCCAAGGTTCCTGGAGCTAAGAAGAAGTCTGAGTGA
- the rtn4b gene encoding reticulon-4b isoform X3 has translation MEEADKVSSSAPDGAPHDTAVNEAAAPADETLRNAENLLEKNKTTAQTTEVTSAPQMTEIPNAPRITEKTSTPQTIEITSAPQMTEETSTTQTTEITSAPQITEKMSTTQTTEITSAAQTIEITSTPQMTEETSTTQTTEINSAPQITEKMSTTQTTEITSTPQTTEITSAPQTTEITSAPQTTEITSAPQTTEITSAPQTTEITSIQQTTEETSASQIAEVTSTLQMTEIISTTQIPEETSTPQMTEETMTPQKPEEASAPQITEERVTTQIAEISSTSQITEETSSPEAAEESVTAPASEEPETPAEAKPVTPAAEEAPSSSVAAEASSSSSSSSSSVREESVTAVMESASAPQAPQEEEEAPHTEPESSTQIASEDREQEKEPHTLHPSPSHEPEPPAAPAVAPALLQFPSDRCDSPSVVSQVSASLAMDSSGGKDSAAFDPDVLSQSDDDFMFETKKSPFQAFSPVSDGLEEATAARRSVEVSESPSPDLVQDAYDEGHVQSEELRPETDADAPLSLSYAPSDLFSNVNAASDDRPTCLPDILKSSPLNPDKVDSGSSEGSPDFSPVHRSADDSPNSPFPAINPFGFDSKILLLKEMADETEARAVEKAKLEVENIDEQSFTAFDLVKETDVPLKSDGLPKDKDGAEELSQTSVQTADRFECLGFPGGNVREPSDSESPSADSFSPVLDAVPQETSSFGAEQERGAVGEELDAAEEVSEHEVSSEEFEFVERPPRGAAEEFLEMQDSLAFVKASEMPQDEDRSPKPEPQEAADQTAATEDAENQSSYHLLTQASDKPSKAGLESDFQEISPAPVIHPPVDETGAEKTEAEVVTCDLSAAAVLELLYWRDVKSSGLVFGSSLFLLLSLLTCSIVSVLSYSALALLSVTISFRIYRGVLQAIQKSDEGHPFKRYLDQEVTLSKDAVQRHSDVVLSCVNCTMKELRHLFLVEDLVDSLKFAVFLWVLTYVGAWFNGLTLLILGLIGAFSGPVVYEKHQTQIDQFISTLKNRMKEVMGQIQAKVPGAKKKSE, from the exons ATGGAAGAAGCAGATAAAGTTTCCTCCAGCGCACCTGATGGAGCTCCGCACGATACTGCCGTGAATGAAGCCGCTGCGCCGGCAGACGAGACGCTGCGGAACGCGGAGAATTTACTGGAGAAGAACAAGACTACCGCACAGACGACTGAGGTAACTAGTGCTCCACAGATGACTGAGATACCTAATGCTCCACGGATAACTGAAAAAACTAGTACTCCACAGACCATTGAGATAACTAGTGCTCCACAGATGACTGAAGAAACTAGTACTACACAGACCACTGAGATAACTAGTGCTCcacaaataactgaaaaaatgaGTACTACACAGACGACTGAGATAACTAGTGCTGCACAGACCATTGAGATAACTAGTACTCCACAGATGACTGAAGAAACTAGTACTACACAGACCACTGAGATAAATAGTGCTCcacaaataactgaaaaaatgaGTACTACACAGACGACTGAG ATAACTAGTACTCCACAGACGACTGAGATAACTAGTGCTCCACAGACCACTGAGATAACTAGTGCTCCACAGACCACTGAGATAACTAGTGCTCCACAGACCACTGAGATAACTAGTGCTCCACAGACCACTGAGATAACTAGTATTCAACAGACAACTGAAGAAACTAGTGCTTCACAGATCGCTGAGGTAACTAGTACTTTACAGATGACTGAGATAATTAGTACTACACAGATACCTGAAGAAACTAGCACTCCTCAGATGACTGAAGAAACGATGACTCCTCAAAAACCTGAAGAAGCCAGTGCTCCCCAGATAACTGAAGAAAGAGTCACTACACAGATCGCTGAAATAAGCAGCACGTCGCAGATAACTGAGGAAACTAGTTCTCCAGAAGCAGCTGAAGAAAGCGTTACTGCTCCTGCTAGTGAAGAGCCCGAGACTCCAGCTGAAGCAAAGCCTGTGACTCCAGCAGCAGAAGAAGCACCATCATCTTCAGTGGCAGCTGAAGCatcttcatcatcttcatcatcatcatcttcagtGAGGGAGGAGAGCGTGACTGCGGTGATGGAGAGCGCCAGTGCTCCTCAAGCTCctcaggaggaggaggaggctcCTCACACAGAGCCGGAGAGCAGCACACAGATCGCGTCTGAGGACCGAGAGCAGGAGAAAGAGCCGCACACTCTTCATCCATCACCATCCC ATGAACCTGAACCTCCTGCTGCTCCTGCCGTCGCTCCTGCCCTCCTTCAGTTTCCATCAG ACCGCTGCGATTCTCCATCCGTAGTCTCACAGGTCAGCGCTAGTCTCGCTATGGATTCGTCGGGAGGTAAGGACTCGGCAGCGTTCGACCCGGATGTGCTGAGCCAGTCGGACGACGACTTCATGTTCGAAACCAAAAAGAGTCCATTCCAGGCGTTTTCCCCCGTGAGCGACGGCCTCGAGGAAGCCACCGCTGCCAGGAGATCTGTGGAGGTGTCTGAGAGTCCGTCTCCAGACCTGGTGCAGGACGCGTACGATGAAGGCCACGTGCAGTCAGAGGAGCTCAGGCCGGAGACCGATGCGGACGCGCCGCTTTCCCTTTCGTACGCTCCTTCCGACCTTTTCTCAAACGTCAACGCCGCGTCCGACGACCGACCGACGTGTCTCCCAGATATTCTCAAATCTTCTCCGCTGAACCCCGACAAAGTGGACTCGGGCTCGTCAGAAGGAAGCCCCGATTTCAGCCCGGTTCACAGAAGTGCGGACGATTCCCCAAATTCCCCGTTCCCCGCTATCAATCCGTTTGGATTCGACTCCAAGATCTTACTGCTGAAGGAGATGGCCGATGAGACGGAGGCCAGAGCTGTGGAGAAGGCCAAGCTGGAAGTGGAGAACATCGACGAGCAAAGTTTCACCGCTTTCGATCTTGTGAAAGAGACGGACGTGCCTCTGAAGAGTGACGGCCTCCCGAAGGACAAAGATGGAGCCGAGGAGCTCAGCCAGACTTCAGTTCAGACGGCCGACAGATTCGAGTGTCTCGGCTTCCCCGGAGGAAACGTTCGAGAGCCGTCTGATTCCGAGAGTCCGTCTGCGGACTCCTTCTCCCCGGTGCTGGACGCGGTCCCGCAGGAAACGTCGAGCTTCGGCGCGGAGCAGGAGCGAGGAGCCGTCGGGGAGGAGCTGGACGCCGCCGAGGAGGTGTCGGAGCATGAGGTCTCGTCTGAAGAGTTCGAGTTTGTGGAGCGGCCACCGCGAGGAGCCGCCGAAGAGTTCCTGGAAATGCAGGACAGCCTGGCATTCGTCAAAGCGTCAGAAATGCCGCAGGACGAAGACAGATCTCCTAAACCGGAGCCTCAGGAGGCGGCAGATCAAACGGCTGCAACCGAAGACGCAGAAAATCAAAGCTCTTACCATCTCCTCACCCAGGCGTCAGACAAACCTTCCAAAGCAGGCCTGGAGTCTGATTTCCAGGAAATTTCCCCAGCTCCTGTAATCCATCCTCCAGTGGATGAAACGGGAGCTGAGAAGACGGAAGCTGAAGTGGTCACGTGTGATCTGAGCGCAGCAGCAG TGCTGGAGCTGCTGTACTGGCGGGATGTGAAGTCCAGCGGGCTGGTGTTCGGCTCCAGCCTCTTCCTCCTGCTCTCCCTCCTCACCTGCAGCATCGTCAGCGTCCTGTCCTACTCCGCGCTGGCCCTGCTGTCCGTCACCATCTCCTTCAGGATTTACAGGGGAGTCCTGCAGGCCATCCAGAAATCTGATGAGGGACATCCATTCAA ACGGTATCTGGATCAGGAAGTCACTTTGTCTAAAGATGCGGTGCAGAGACACAGTGATGTTGTTCTGAGCTGCGTCAACTGCACGATGAAGGAGCTGCGGCACCTGTTTCTGGTGGAGGACCTGGTCGACTCGCTGAAG TTCGCGGTGTTTCTGTGGGTCCTCACGTATGTCGGCGCCTGGTTTAACGGACTCACGCTGCTCATTCTCG GTCTGATTGGAGCTTTCAGCGGCCCAGTAGTCTATGAGAAACACCAG ACACAGATCGATCAGTTCATTTCCACGCTGAAGAACCGGATGAAGGAAGTGATGGGCCA GATTCAGGCCAAGGTTCCTGGAGCTAAGAAGAAGTCTGAGTGA